In the Pseudorasbora parva isolate DD20220531a chromosome 5, ASM2467924v1, whole genome shotgun sequence genome, TGCCCTCTGCTGATGGTCCACAGCCAACATGAGACGAAGACAGTGAACCTAGGAAATTGGGTTTAGGTTTTAAGGCCATTATATGGCAAAATACTAATGAACAGATGAAGCGTTAAAGACTAACCTGTTCTTCTAGCTCACTGGCTCGGACTTTGAGTCGCTTCAGCTCTTCCTTGTCTGTGTCATCTGACAGGTTCTATTCAACATGATATTTAGCTATTTTAGCTTTTTTACTGGCAATTAACACATGACAGACAATAGTTTGGCATTATCAAAAAGTTGCTAACAGATTAAAAATAGTTTTCGgtacttaaaggaactgtatgttcaattaatcataaatttaattaatcctaaaatggccctgatatgtcactagacattaacaaatcatgttaatttcaaatacttgtaTCACTGAaaacagtagtctggccaggatattctcatttaaaagttgttgttgcagccctcaactgatgttgatgttgtcatgttgtgttttggcctaaaGCTCCACCCTTTTACCTACGATCTACCaatcagtagtgtttcggcatctgggttgccagttttgctctagttaccacagctgcagctactaACGTTACTGCTGGAttctgcagcctatctggcaacctcgagtcagggggcaGGGGGAGAGGGTATAGAGATTGCaataccagttttggccacaatcttacatacacttcctttaaaataataaataataataataatacaatttctAGCTAAAAGGTTCTCTGTTCGGTTGCTAGTGAGTGGCTTGGCTGCTACCAATGATGATGATACTCAAGAGGCTGAGAGTTCTTGAAAGTTTGAGAATTTCCTTGTCTCTATGACATTGTGATGCAAAGTTATGtccaatacaaaatccctatgcaATTTATCATAGGATAAACACATATGCGCAATCTCTGTTCGTTGAATTCCATTCTCCATAATATGTCTATGGGTCAATTTTAGGCACCTCTTACCACCCAGGGGTAAAACTTACACCCCCATTGGAATGTTCTTACACAGCATGCCAGCCACTTCATATGTGGTAACCCACATGTTTCTACGAAATCCTCGCTCAGAGCCATTACCCGTCCAATTCGATGCAATGTGAAGTCTATGGGATTTTTCACCTGCTGAGTGAACGTCGCATGCCCGATTGCTTAAAAAAGTCACGGGACGCAAAATCttacactaaaattaaaatgaaaactaaacatataaaataaaaagctaatttaaaatattaataaatagtaTATGAATaacactaaaataacactgctaaAGCTAACACAATGATACtctaataaaaatacataaggTTGTCCCTTAAAAAAGGTTAAAATTGTCCCTTCTCTGACAATCCATCACACAGAAAGACAACCAGAACAAAACACAAATGTATTGCAAATGTACTCTCTCCATCATACCAGAACTCCAGCTTCAGACCGTGACAGCTGATGCCTCAGTTTCCCCCTTTCCAGCTCAACCTGGTGATGgccaaataaatacagtagGTACATAAATCATGCTGAAATCATAATATATGGTCCCTTCGTGAGGTGTGATCATACCTGCGTCAGTGTCTCTCTTAGGTGCTGTCGCTCAGCTCGTAGTCTCTCAATTTTCTTTTCCAgatgattgttttttttctggagaAGGTTCTGATCCACCTCCAGTTGTGCCACGGCCCGTTGCATGGCCGACAGACGCTCATGCACAGCAGTGTCTGTATCCACCTCATCTGTGGACTGGGCCTTTGGTTCAAACTCCTTCTCCTATTAATTTTGCcccaaaataaaatcaatagaaatagaaatcttttgtaacatacaAAAGTCATATAAATGTCCTTACTataacttttgatcaatttgatGCACCCTCTGtggataaaagtattaatttaatttctttaaaaacaaaacattactgAGCTTTTGAATCTTTTGCTTTAATGTAAATGGtccatttaatatattttttcagaATCACAATCTATGCTTACTTGagagttaaaggtgcactgtgcaATATTTATGAggctctattgacagaaattcaatataatatacataacatgttttcagtggtgtatgaAGACCTTACATATTGAACTGTTATGTTTTAGAaagagccatttctatctacatacaccttCTCCgtgtgcttcgaaagggagaGGTGAGTGGTGGGCAGTTGCAATTTGCAACCTCACCCCTAGATGCCactaaaatttacacagtgcacctttaattgtaTATGAGGTAATCAaacaaatttatatttaaaggtgcattTATAGAAGACTTTTGCTTGTAGAATACACTAATTATAGTTGATCTAATTATAATTGATCCTAATTTCAAGGTAACTGAAATGTTTCGTTTTTGCGGCATCCACACCAGTAGGTGTCAGTATAAAGTCCAAGGCCATATAAGCACAACTACACAAACATGTACGTTTAATTATGATtataatgacagattttttatACTAGGTATTTTAAACTTGATGTTTCTACCTTACTGACCTGTGACATTTCAGCTTCTGCTCGGATTCTGTTATGCTCCTGCTGTCCCAGCCTCTCTTTATAGTAAATCAGCATGGCTTCAGTCTTCTCCAGAGCCGTCCTGACCCGGTCCCTGTCTTTAGTCAGCTCCTCGGCTCGCTCCTTCAGAGCATATACTTCAACATCCTTCTCTCTAAGGAGTATGTCCCTCTCTTCCTTTTCTAAAAGGACAGCAGACACTTGTTCCTTTAGTCTTTCCCATTTTTCATTTTCTGTTGGCCCAGTTTTTATACTCTCATTTCTTACTGTGGAATGCAATCTGTCTATCTCAGTCTGCAGAGTCTGAGCCTTGGTCCTCAACCTCTCTATTTCCTGCTCCTTTCTTGTAAGGTCCTTTCTAAGTGTGTCTGTCTCTAACAATAACAACTTGTCATGATGCTGATATTCAGCATTTATCTCCAGGAATTCTGATAGAGTGCCATGGCCACTATCCATCTTTAgtcctttgtttttcttttcagaTTCTCTAAGATTACGTATATCCTCTTCTATTTTGTTCGCCATCTCTTGTTTCTCTTTCTCTAAGGTTTCAATTTTTTCCCTCAATATCTTAGTATCTCTTTTCTCATCTTCAAACTGATCCTGCAATCTAAGTCTAGCTGATTGTTCTTTATATACCATTTCTTGAATACTCTCCAACTCAGTTTCTTTACCCTTCAGTCTCTCTGAGAATAATTCTAGTTGTCTAACTTCCCGTTCTTCTACCTGTTGAAATCTCTCACTTTTTCTTTTCTCATTTTCATATCCCTCTTTCATCAATTGTATTTCCTTTTCCTTTTGTCTCAATGTTTTTCTGAGGGACTCCAATCCCTCTAACACTTTATGTTCATTTTTGAGTTCCTCCCAATCTTCACTCTCTCTTATTCTGTCCTCTCTCAGTCTGTCAACTTCCTGTCTCAGCTCTCTGAATCTGTTGCTCAGTTCTTCTGCATCTCTTGTCCTCTCTGCCGCCAAAGAGCTGAGTTGAGTCCTCTGATCTTCCAGGATGTCTATTCTAGCCTTCGCTCTGGTCAGCTCAGTCTGTCTCTGCTCCGCTATGCTCTTCATAGTTGTCAATTCTTCTTCCAAGGTGTCCTGTCTTTTCTGCATTTGCTCCATCTCTTGCAACCCTTCTTCATTTTTCTTCGTAAGTTGATCCTCTTGGAGTTGCAGGGCAGACTTTAGTTCCTGTTTTTGCTTCTCTAACATCTGGACTTTAAGTAGAAGATCTCTGGCTTCAATTTGTGCCCCCCTAACTCCTTCGTCTCTGTTTCGTACCAACTCATTCTTCCTTTCTTGCATCATGGACCTAAGTCGCTCTCCCTCACGATGACTCTCTTCCAGCAATTCTTTCAGAGTAGCCATCTCCTGAAGCCCTGCAATCAGCCCCTCTCGCATCTTTTGGTTCTGTTCTTCTCTTTCCTGGGTCATTGACCTTGTTTGTTCTTTGGTTTTAGACAGATTAACCACCTGTTCTTGTAAAGCATCCATCTGAGTAACTAGTACTTCTTTCCTTTCATTTGCGTCATTCAGCAAAGAGCTTATTCTGTCCTTCTCTCTTCGCTCCTGAAACATTTCATCTCTAAGAGCCTCAATCCCTCTCTCTTTTCTTCGAAGCTCTGCAGAGAGATGGTCTCTGTCCTGCTCCAGCTCTCTAATGCGAGCCCCAAGCTTCTCCACACGCCCGGCCTTTTCCTCCATCAAGATATGTTGACCTTTCTGAAGATCCTCAAGTCTGACTCTTAGTCTTTCCCCTTCTGTTTTTTCATCTCTCAGTTGGGTCTCCAGACGCCTCCTCTCATCTTCAATCTGACTTAAAGACCTCTCCAATCTTTGTTTCTCCTCTTCACTGTTTTCTGCCCTGGATTCAAGCACCTGTGCTTCCCCTCTGCTGTTTTGCAGCAGTTGTGACAACCTTCCCACTTCTTCCAATTGTTGATCTAGCTTTCCCTTCAGTGTCTTCACATCTTCGCTGTGTTCGCCTACATGTTTCTTTAGTTCTTTaacagtctctctctcttgaTTTAGCTCATGTTTGACCAATAGAAGCTCTTGGTTACAGTCTATAAgtctctcctctttttctttgTGCTGACATTTTTCCTTCTCCAGTGCCATTTCAGTCTCTCGTAGACAGCTTGAGACTTCAAGGTTCCTCTGTTCGGCTTCACACAGCTTTTCTCTCAGCCTTCTCATTGCATCTTCCTCACGCTGGACTCTATCTCTttcatctttttctttttgttgtaaACTTTTCTTCATTGCCCGTGCCTCCTCCTCAGTGTGTTGTAGGAGGGCACTTTGCCGTTCAAGATCCTCTTGTTGCTCTATTCGTATCCTCCTGTCCTCCTTGATCTCTAGGTTAAGGTCATCAATCTTCAGTCTTAACTGCTTAAGTTCCATCTCCTTCTGAAGGAGCTCTTCTCTCAGTATCTGCTCCCTATCTCTTTCCTCGATCTCCTgtattttctttctctctttctcccttTCTTCCAAGCTCATCCGGTCCCGTTCCATCTCAGCTAACTTGGCTTTGCACCTTTTCACCTCTTCGTGCTCTACTTTGAGCTTCTGTTCAAATGTCTTCTGTTCTTGTTTAAGTTTGGCTTGTAATTCTTTTAGCTCACTATCTCTCTCTTCCACTCTTTCTAGTGTCACCTGTTTTTCTCTAATGACTCCATCCATTTTGGTTTTGAGATCTTCTAATTCTCTTTTCATTTGTTTCTCCTGTTCCATTACCTCTGCTTGCTTCCTGTCCACCTCTTTTTGTGTCTCCATCTCCCTCTCTTTCGTCTGAGAGATCTGCTCCTTTAGAAGTTCAAGTTGTTCATCCTTCAGCTGAATATCAGTCTCTAGTTTTTCTATGAGTACATCTAATGACTGAATTCTAACTTTGAGATCACCAATGTCCTCGTCTCTCTTTTGTACCTTTTCCTCTTTTTCTTTGTGCTGAAATTTTTCCTTCTCCAGTTTTATTTCGGTCTCTCGTAGACAGCTTGAGACTTCAAGGTTCCTCTGTTCGGCTTCATGCAGCTTTTCTCTTAGCCTTCTCACTGCTTCTTCCTCACGCTGGACTCTATCTCTttcatctttttctttttgttgtaaACTTTTCTTCATTGCCTGTGCCTCTTCCTCAGTGTGTTGCAGGAGGGCACTTTGTCGTTCAAGATCCTCTTGTTGCTCCATTCGTATCCTCCTGTCCTCCTTGATCTCTAGGTTCAGTTCATCAATCTTCAGTCTTAACTGCTTAAGTTCCATCTCCTTCTGAAGGAGCTCTTCTCTCAGTTTCTGCTCCCTATCTCTTTCCTCGATCTCCtgtcttttctttctctctttctcccttTCTTCCAAGCTCATCCGGTCCCGTTCCATCTCAGCTAACTTGGCTTTGCACCTTTTCACCTCTTCGTGCTCTACTTTGAGCTTCTGTTCAAATGTCTTCTGTTCTTGTTTAAGTTTGGCTTGTAATTCTTTTAGCTCACTATCTCTCTCTTCCACTCTTTCTAGTGTCACCTGTTTTTCTCTAATGACTCCATCCATTTTGGTTTTGAGATCTTCTAATTCTCTTTTCATTTGTTTCTCCTGGTCTATTACCTCTTCTTGCTTCCTGTCCACCTCTTTTTGTGTCTCCATCTCCCTCTCTTTCATCTGAGAGATCTGCTCCTTTAGAAGCTCAAGTTGTTCATCCTTCAGCTGAATATCAGTCTCTAGTTTCTCTATGAGTACATCTAATGACTGAATTCTAACTTTGAGATCACCAATGTCCTCGTCTCTCTTTTGAACCTTTTCCTCTTTTTCTCTAAGAAGCTCTGTCAGTTCTGTTCTTTCTCTTTCAGCAACCCAATTTATGCTCTCCTTCACTTTTTCCATGTTGCCAGCCCGTCTCTTCCACCACTCTTCATTGTCTTTTGCTTCTTTCAGTCTCagttcaagtgtttttttttctgtcgacAACACATTTTGCAATTGTTCAACATCTTTATCTCTTTCTTCCACGAGTAATGAGATATGTTCTTTCTCTCTCAGTAGTTCTTCAACTCTGGTTTTGAGCTCTATCAAATCTTCATCTTTCTGTTCCAACTGTCTTTCCCACCTCATTTCTTTCGCCTTCTCTTGCTCATCTCTTTTCTTTTGTCGTTTTTTATTTTCCCTTATGTTTtccatttctctctctttcagttGATTGTTATGTTTCTCTAGGGTTTCTATTCTACTCTCCAAAGTCTCTTTCTCTTGTAACTCTATTTCCAGACTTTCAATTGTTCTCTCATGTGATTGGACTTTTAATTTTAACTCATCGATATCCTCTACTCTCTTTCGTATTTCATCCTCCTTCTTTTTCATTAGATCAGACATCTTagccttctctctctctgtgatcTTGAGGTTCTCACTTTCTTTTTCCACTCTTTCTATATACTTCTCATTTAAttcttctttctctctctgaacCTTGTTTTCACTCTCCTTCCATCTCTCAATCTCATCACATGCTTCTCGCAGTCTCAATTCGACTGTTTTCTTCTCTGCTGCTGATTTCATTTGTAGTTTCTCAAGTTCTGTGTTTCTTTTATCTAAGTGGTCTGAAagctcttctttttcttttaacaAACCATCAATCTTGTTCCTCAGTATCTCTACTTCTCCATCTTTCTGGCCAAGTTCTGAGTTCAGAGCTTCCCTCTCTTTTTGCCATCTTTCTTTCTCGGTTTTGCTTTCTTCTGCTTGTACTTTGTTTTTCTCTGTTTCTTGTTCAACATCCTGCTGAATCCTCTTGCATTCCAGCTGCCAATTTTCTATCTCTCTTTCACTCTTCCTTCTTTCCTCCATTGCTTCTTGGTTTTCCTGTTCTCTCTGTGTTGTTTCTCTCTCTAGGTCTGTCTGTAGACATTGAATCTCCCCTAAACAATTAAGAaagaaatgttttacattttaattagacACACAAATACAACAACATAATTAATCATTAAAGAAAACAGcaaagtttgttttttttaataaaaaaacaatctgACCTTGCAATACATCTTTGGTCTGTGTGAGCGTGTCCACCTGTGTTTGTAGCTGACTACATTGCATCTCCAGACCTGAGGCCTGTTCCTGAACCTGAGCAATCTGCTTCTGGAGACATGCCACCACACCTCTGAAGAGAGACAGCAGCAGATTAGAAACTAATCGGGCATTGGTACAAAAAATGGttcaaactaaataaatattaataccaatatctatttaaaatacatatgtAATCCGTATTATCTATTTAAATTGTTTTGTTCAACCTATGttagtatgttgttttataaGAGAgtcttttttaaaacatataaacaGACTATACCTGAGTTCCTCTTTGACTTGTGTGAGTTCTTCCTTTTCTCTCTCCAGTATACATACTGTGTCCTCTAGTCTCTGGCTCTCTCTCATTAAGTCATCTCTCTCTCGTTCAGCTCTTCTCTGTTGCTCTGCTGCTTTGAGTAATTCCGCCTGGACACTCTGCAGCTCCTTCAACATCGTACTGTACTGTTCAGTTAactgacacacaaacacatcactGTCCATGAGTGGACCCAAAacacaaaatgtattcaaaaataggagaatatgtgcataggataatgtagtcttctttttctttcggctgttcccttaagggttcgccacagcgaat is a window encoding:
- the si:dkey-230p4.1 gene encoding centrosome-associated protein CEP250; this translates as MESELLIGWQQERAELRAELSRLQDELAESTAEREELESRAQALTDRLSQTLDPSLSLSVRLDDEQREWRRKLREGREREARQALLIHKLQNKVLEYRARCQALEQQSISEERELRVRERILRDERSDTLESTLIRLEEEQQRSSGLSEVSALLRSQLSQSTEANEALRDDLRKLTADWSKAVDEVVQKEIDWQKEKEVLTGHIGKEQTRLMSLWGRVVTLKRQCHSLKTATDKDLWELRAEFSRLSSSLLSEWASSRLAPTLSHDFHIAHSTTAQPLSSTQGPLSLDDLNHEEENSTELKSNFESETLELRNRITELNMTIKTLESEREKQEAELERRHRQEIEKEQEQEKKWQRQIEIERNFDSVTHAIRTLSRVLSSQQMSGMSGSLSANDVSSEGLSSVLSVIAQAETALQWRQQEVQDAEISLRRLGTEKESLEQRITQLESERAELQEQSEQRALQMKHTQELLNSEKEMVTSLRSQMEEAERLTEELRQEIEHMRRQREKEEEERIQLERERQKRMETEMLAATQLCERETRTRLELHSLQGALEREKLDRARAEQETADTKDSLLKARETLLALSSSQTQLKRELAEGRDTLEKMATLNEALAKDKRELSVRALQLETEVAEAQAQIQAFGADMAGLCREVKTVSLEANELRERRETDLKTLQELRDRERELENELETEREDREREVTAFTEEKRKDAQRIAELTEQYSTMLKELQSVQAELLKAAEQQRRAERERDDLMRESQRLEDTVCILEREKEELTQVKEELRGVVACLQKQIAQVQEQASGLEMQCSQLQTQVDTLTQTKDVLQGEIQCLQTDLERETTQREQENQEAMEERRKSEREIENWQLECKRIQQDVEQETEKNKVQAEESKTEKERWQKEREALNSELGQKDGEVEILRNKIDGLLKEKEELSDHLDKRNTELEKLQMKSAAEKKTVELRLREACDEIERWKESENKVQREKEELNEKYIERVEKESENLKITEREKAKMSDLMKKKEDEIRKRVEDIDELKLKVQSHERTIESLEIELQEKETLESRIETLEKHNNQLKEREMENIRENKKRQKKRDEQEKAKEMRWERQLEQKDEDLIELKTRVEELLREKEHISLLVEERDKDVEQLQNVLSTEKKTLELRLKEAKDNEEWWKRRAGNMEKVKESINWVAERERTELTELLREKEEKVQKRDEDIGDLKVRIQSLDVLIEKLETDIQLKDEQLELLKEQISQMKEREMETQKEVDRKQEEVIDQEKQMKRELEDLKTKMDGVIREKQVTLERVEERDSELKELQAKLKQEQKTFEQKLKVEHEEVKRCKAKLAEMERDRMSLEEREKERKKRQEIEERDREQKLREELLQKEMELKQLRLKIDELNLEIKEDRRIRMEQQEDLERQSALLQHTEEEAQAMKKSLQQKEKDERDRVQREEEAVRRLREKLHEAEQRNLEVSSCLRETEIKLEKEKFQHKEKEEKVQKRDEDIGDLKVRIQSLDVLIEKLETDIQLKDEQLELLKEQISQTKEREMETQKEVDRKQAEVMEQEKQMKRELEDLKTKMDGVIREKQVTLERVEERDSELKELQAKLKQEQKTFEQKLKVEHEEVKRCKAKLAEMERDRMSLEEREKERKKIQEIEERDREQILREELLQKEMELKQLRLKIDDLNLEIKEDRRIRIEQQEDLERQSALLQHTEEEARAMKKSLQQKEKDERDRVQREEDAMRRLREKLCEAEQRNLEVSSCLRETEMALEKEKCQHKEKEERLIDCNQELLLVKHELNQERETVKELKKHVGEHSEDVKTLKGKLDQQLEEVGRLSQLLQNSRGEAQVLESRAENSEEEKQRLERSLSQIEDERRRLETQLRDEKTEGERLRVRLEDLQKGQHILMEEKAGRVEKLGARIRELEQDRDHLSAELRRKERGIEALRDEMFQERREKDRISSLLNDANERKEVLVTQMDALQEQVVNLSKTKEQTRSMTQEREEQNQKMREGLIAGLQEMATLKELLEESHREGERLRSMMQERKNELVRNRDEGVRGAQIEARDLLLKVQMLEKQKQELKSALQLQEDQLTKKNEEGLQEMEQMQKRQDTLEEELTTMKSIAEQRQTELTRAKARIDILEDQRTQLSSLAAERTRDAEELSNRFRELRQEVDRLREDRIRESEDWEELKNEHKVLEGLESLRKTLRQKEKEIQLMKEGYENEKRKSERFQQVEEREVRQLELFSERLKGKETELESIQEMVYKEQSARLRLQDQFEDEKRDTKILREKIETLEKEKQEMANKIEEDIRNLRESEKKNKGLKMDSGHGTLSEFLEINAEYQHHDKLLLLETDTLRKDLTRKEQEIERLRTKAQTLQTEIDRLHSTVRNESIKTGPTENEKWERLKEQVSAVLLEKEERDILLREKDVEVYALKERAEELTKDRDRVRTALEKTEAMLIYYKERLGQQEHNRIRAEAEMSQEKEFEPKAQSTDEVDTDTAVHERLSAMQRAVAQLEVDQNLLQKKNNHLEKKIERLRAERQHLRETLTQVELERGKLRHQLSRSEAGVLNLSDDTDKEELKRLKVRASELEEQVHCLRLMLAVDHQQRAEFIDRSLKNSQSLMSLRQDLNESLAAVSQRPVPSVLESETQRLDRSIREEELRFSLSHS